One genomic segment of Deltaproteobacteria bacterium includes these proteins:
- a CDS encoding MoxR family ATPase, whose amino-acid sequence MTAKNAAGLHEDLAGALAPIIVGQAEALEELTVALLAGGHVLFEGVPGVAKTLLAKSFAKALALDYGRVQFTPDLMPSDITGTPVYLPQEGRFVLTKGPVFTELLLADEINRTPPKTQAALLEAMEEHQVTIGGETHQLGDTFFVVATQNPLEYEGTYPLPEAQTDRFLLKILVDYPSTEENDRILRRHHEGFDPHDLSRVEVVADRARLAAARADADAVKVDDTLFGYLSQLVEASRTSPRVRLGASPRGGVALLRAAKARAALMGSDFLTPDEVKSTARPVLRHRLLLEPEAEIEGLSVDDVIGEILDEVDVPR is encoded by the coding sequence GTGACAGCGAAGAACGCAGCAGGGCTGCACGAGGATCTGGCGGGGGCGCTCGCGCCCATCATCGTCGGCCAGGCCGAGGCCCTCGAGGAGCTGACGGTGGCCCTGCTGGCCGGCGGCCACGTCCTCTTCGAGGGGGTGCCGGGGGTGGCCAAGACCCTCCTGGCCAAGAGCTTCGCGAAGGCCCTGGCCCTCGACTACGGCCGGGTGCAGTTCACCCCGGACCTGATGCCCTCGGACATCACCGGCACGCCGGTCTACCTGCCCCAGGAGGGGCGCTTCGTCCTGACCAAGGGCCCGGTCTTCACCGAGCTGCTCCTGGCCGACGAGATCAACCGCACGCCCCCCAAGACCCAGGCGGCGCTCCTCGAGGCGATGGAGGAGCACCAGGTGACCATCGGCGGGGAGACCCACCAGCTCGGCGACACCTTCTTCGTGGTCGCCACCCAGAACCCCCTCGAGTACGAGGGCACCTACCCCCTGCCCGAGGCGCAGACCGACCGCTTCCTGCTGAAGATCCTGGTCGACTACCCGAGCACCGAGGAGAACGACCGGATCCTGCGGCGCCACCACGAGGGCTTCGACCCTCACGACCTCTCCCGCGTCGAGGTGGTGGCCGACCGTGCGCGCCTCGCCGCGGCCCGCGCCGACGCCGACGCGGTGAAGGTGGACGACACCCTCTTCGGCTACCTCTCCCAGCTGGTGGAGGCCAGCCGCACCTCTCCGCGGGTTCGCCTGGGCGCCTCCCCTCGCGGGGGCGTGGCCCTCCTGCGCGCCGCCAAGGCCCGGGCCGCCCTGATGGGCTCGGACTTCCTCACGCCCGACGAGGTGAAGAGCACCGCCCGGCCGGTCCTCCGCCACCGCCTCCTCCTCGAGCCCGAGGCCGAGATCGAGGGCCTCTCGGTCGACGACGTCATCGGGGAGATCCTCGACGAGGTCGACGTCCCCCGCTGA
- a CDS encoding DUF4129 domain-containing protein gives MSPLLAAASEAALQAAEPDRELLTRILEEPELSGASQAGSAIASIIEALQTLLGTLLGSEGAVGAAEVTRLIFFVLTAIVVVWLIRKLLQRLSPPPARAQLDPLSPLRLESPEHHEALAEAAVAAGRPREALRHLLLSALAALERSRWASYGRHKTNREYLRSIERRGAPAALCEAFGELVRTYDPLWYGQEEVGPPQLEAIGRLAAAARDAAARSPREGAASPAPALSSAGEAG, from the coding sequence GTGAGCCCGCTCCTCGCCGCCGCCAGCGAGGCCGCCCTGCAGGCCGCCGAGCCGGACCGGGAGCTGCTCACGCGGATCCTGGAGGAGCCCGAGCTCTCGGGCGCCAGCCAGGCCGGCTCGGCCATCGCCTCGATCATCGAGGCCCTCCAGACCCTCCTGGGCACCCTCCTGGGCAGCGAGGGCGCGGTGGGGGCCGCCGAGGTGACCCGGCTGATCTTCTTCGTCCTCACCGCGATCGTCGTCGTCTGGTTGATCCGGAAGCTCCTCCAGCGCCTCTCCCCGCCCCCCGCGCGCGCGCAGCTCGACCCCCTCTCCCCCTTGCGCCTCGAGTCGCCCGAGCACCACGAGGCGCTGGCGGAGGCCGCGGTGGCGGCGGGCCGGCCGCGGGAGGCGCTGCGCCACCTGCTGCTCTCCGCCCTCGCGGCGCTCGAGCGCAGCCGCTGGGCCTCCTACGGCCGGCACAAGACGAACCGCGAGTACCTTCGCTCGATCGAGCGCCGGGGCGCGCCCGCCGCGCTCTGCGAGGCCTTCGGCGAGCTGGTGCGCACCTACGACCCCCTCTGGTACGGCCAGGAGGAGGTCGGCCCGCCCCAGCTGGAGGCCATCGGCCGGCTGGCGGCCGCCGCTCGCGATGCCGCCGCGCGGAGCCCCCGGGAGGGCGCCGCCTCGCCGGCGCCTGCCCTCTCCTCCGCGGGGGAGGCCGGTTGA
- a CDS encoding DUF58 domain-containing protein codes for MIPSRRFVLLVALGIVPALFGMAWQGMAVVAAIWDVSLVVLLGVDLFLRPRPEALEIRRQVEDILSLARPTEVQLRLRWHGRRTLRLALVDAPPERMEVSGARQRFDLPAGGVVDTHYRLRPLQRGEGSFGDLHLRLRGPLGLCWILHQRRAPQRVKVYPDLATLTDGLDALIRRPDAGDLRARRRPTEGREFDSLRDYVPGDDIRRIDWKATARRGLPITRQYRPDQHQDIILMLDCGRQMRPRVGNHRKLDHAVNAALSLAHVALEQRDKVGLIVFHHEVVGFVPPHGGREQRMRLTEQLFHVEPTLTESSYPAAFDALARLTHRRALLVLFTDLPDEASARPLLDRLSLLRGRHLPLVVCQRDTELEQAATSVPRSEREAYRRVAAGKLSREREGLRHHLLSGGAQVIEAPAPELTLCTVERYLQIKGRGML; via the coding sequence TTGATTCCCTCCCGCCGCTTCGTCCTCCTGGTCGCCCTGGGGATCGTGCCCGCGCTCTTCGGCATGGCCTGGCAGGGCATGGCCGTGGTCGCGGCGATCTGGGACGTGAGCCTGGTCGTGCTCCTGGGCGTCGACCTCTTCCTGCGGCCGCGGCCCGAAGCCCTGGAGATCCGGCGGCAGGTCGAGGACATCCTCTCCCTCGCCCGCCCGACCGAGGTCCAGCTGCGGCTGCGGTGGCACGGGCGCCGCACCCTGCGCCTGGCCCTGGTGGACGCCCCGCCGGAGCGGATGGAGGTGAGCGGCGCGCGCCAGCGCTTCGACCTCCCCGCGGGCGGGGTCGTGGACACCCACTACCGCCTGCGGCCCCTCCAGCGCGGTGAGGGGAGCTTCGGTGACCTCCACCTGCGCCTGCGCGGTCCGCTGGGCCTCTGCTGGATCCTCCACCAGCGGCGCGCGCCGCAGCGGGTGAAGGTCTACCCCGATCTCGCCACCCTCACCGACGGCCTCGACGCCCTCATCCGGCGGCCGGACGCCGGCGACCTCCGCGCCCGGCGCCGCCCCACCGAGGGGAGGGAGTTCGACTCCCTGCGGGACTACGTCCCGGGGGACGACATCCGCCGCATCGACTGGAAGGCGACCGCCCGGCGGGGGCTGCCGATCACCCGGCAGTACCGCCCGGACCAGCACCAGGACATCATCCTGATGCTCGACTGCGGACGCCAGATGCGCCCCCGGGTCGGCAACCACCGCAAGCTCGACCACGCCGTGAACGCGGCCCTCTCCCTGGCGCACGTCGCGCTCGAGCAGCGGGACAAGGTCGGGCTGATCGTCTTCCACCACGAGGTCGTGGGCTTCGTGCCCCCGCACGGCGGGCGTGAGCAGCGGATGCGCCTCACCGAGCAGCTCTTCCACGTCGAGCCCACCCTCACCGAGTCGAGCTACCCGGCGGCCTTCGACGCCCTCGCCCGCCTCACCCACCGGCGGGCGCTACTGGTGCTCTTCACCGACCTGCCCGACGAGGCGAGCGCCCGCCCCCTCCTCGACCGCCTCTCCCTGCTGCGGGGGCGGCACCTGCCGCTGGTCGTCTGCCAGCGCGACACGGAGCTGGAGCAGGCCGCCACCAGCGTCCCCCGGAGCGAGCGCGAGGCCTACCGCCGGGTCGCCGCGGGCAAGCTCTCCCGGGAGCGGGAGGGGCTGCGGCACCACCTCCTCTCCGGCGGCGCCCAGGTCATCGAGGCCCCGGCGCCGGAGTTGACGCTCTGCACCGTCGAGCGCTACCTCCAGATCAAGGGCCGCGGAATGCTCTGA
- a CDS encoding DUF4350 domain-containing protein, which produces MASRVSTGLMIGAVIATAAAAALIERAGGQTEREQRPLASSGDARGVLAARRYLEERGTSVEVLLADSARRARDAGVTLILGPEQRVLSRAEVGRLMQAARRGASVVVFAPDTEPLEQLQPALARKWKVETVRRRGEVPVEVVPGRDPSELVVPWLADPLFGGGQRFHARVRRGIAAEAFQPIAGTGETPVVLRRPYHEGWLYLVSTPSLLENHRIDLGDNLHLLEGLAAIAGGRPVHFDDEHHQPPVITTGSLLRHPAVLGAALQGLTAVILLLLALGRRFGPVRPLVADARRSALEYVESLAALYRRSHQEQALCEATYRELRQTLWRRHGISAGLPLAEAAERFQQRTGLPPEVFLEAAGACLHPRPDLLQAVRAVATLEARLHTRSMA; this is translated from the coding sequence ATGGCCTCCCGCGTCTCCACCGGGTTGATGATCGGCGCGGTGATCGCCACCGCGGCCGCCGCGGCCCTGATCGAGCGCGCGGGCGGCCAGACCGAGCGAGAGCAGCGCCCGCTGGCCTCCAGCGGCGACGCCCGGGGGGTGCTGGCGGCCCGCCGCTACCTGGAGGAGCGGGGCACGAGCGTGGAGGTCCTCCTCGCGGACTCGGCGCGCCGGGCCCGCGACGCCGGGGTCACCCTGATCCTGGGACCCGAGCAGCGGGTCCTCTCGCGGGCCGAGGTCGGCCGGCTGATGCAGGCCGCGCGGCGCGGGGCATCGGTGGTGGTCTTCGCCCCGGACACCGAGCCCCTGGAGCAGCTCCAGCCCGCCCTCGCCCGCAAGTGGAAGGTGGAGACCGTCCGCCGCCGGGGGGAGGTGCCGGTGGAGGTCGTCCCGGGCCGCGACCCCTCGGAGCTGGTCGTCCCCTGGCTGGCCGATCCCCTCTTCGGCGGGGGGCAGCGCTTCCACGCCCGGGTGCGGCGCGGGATCGCCGCCGAGGCCTTCCAGCCCATCGCCGGCACCGGGGAGACCCCGGTCGTGCTGCGCCGGCCCTACCACGAGGGCTGGCTCTACCTCGTCTCCACCCCGAGCCTGCTCGAGAACCACCGCATCGATCTGGGCGACAACCTCCACCTGCTGGAGGGGTTGGCTGCCATCGCCGGCGGCCGCCCGGTCCACTTCGACGACGAGCACCACCAGCCCCCGGTGATCACGACCGGCTCCCTCCTGCGCCACCCGGCGGTCCTGGGCGCCGCGCTCCAGGGGCTCACGGCGGTGATCCTCCTCCTCCTGGCCCTGGGCCGGCGCTTCGGTCCGGTGCGCCCCCTGGTGGCCGACGCCCGCCGCAGCGCGCTGGAGTACGTGGAGAGCCTGGCCGCGCTCTACCGGCGCTCGCACCAGGAGCAGGCGCTCTGCGAGGCGACCTACCGCGAGCTGCGGCAGACCCTCTGGCGGCGCCACGGGATCAGCGCCGGCCTGCCCCTGGCCGAGGCTGCCGAGCGCTTCCAGCAGCGCACCGGCCTGCCGCCCGAGGTCTTCCTCGAGGCCGCCGGCGCCTGCCTGCACCCGCGGCCCGATCTCCTGCAGGCGGTGCGGGCCGTGGCGACGCTCGAGGCTCGCCTCCATACCCGATCGATGGCATGA